GTACAATACCCTTAAAGCTGATAGTTTGTTGAGGAGTGTTGGTTTTGACGAGAATTACTTAAGATGTAAAATATCAAAGGATGGTGAGCATATTGAGTGGTTCTGGAGTCGTGAATTTGGTGATGCCGTTAGATATTTATTTAGTTTATAATAAAACAATTAAGTATGAAATGTCCATGTAAAAATGTACACCAAAGGTGATATTGTAATATGGACATTTAGCTTCGCTGAACCCTTCGGGGTTCATGAGAATAAATTTGTAAATGAAACTAAATTTGAAACTGAATATTATTGATAATATATAACTTAAAAAGATATTAACTCATGAATAGAATAATTTCAATTTCATTTATTGCTATTTTAGCATTAAGCAGTTGCATAAATAATAATAGTAATAGAACTCCTGGTCAACCCTATGAGGAGTTTGAAGGCACAGTGGTTGAAGGTCTTAAAAAGATTTATAATGCCGAAGGAAAACTTGAAACGGAGATTCCTTATAAGGATTCATTACCAAATGGAATACAGAAGGAGTATTATAAAACAGGCCAATTATTCCGTGAAACCCCTTTAACTAAGGGTAAAGCAAACGGCATTGTTAAAGAGTATAGCACTAATGGTAAAATTTACAGAGAGATGCCTGTTGTAAATGGCAGGGCAAATGGTATTATTAAGAAATATTACGAGAATGGTACTTTGTTTTCCGAGGCTCCTTTCGAAAATGGACAACCTGTTGCAGGTTTAAAGGAATATAATGATAAGGGAAATCTTTTAGAAACTCCTAAAATGGTTTTCAATGCTAAAAACATGACAAGAATTGATGGGACATACATCTTGGAGATTTCATTATCAGACAAGACTATTAAACCCGGCTATGCCCAAGTTTTGGTTTTTGATAATAAGGAGATTGTTAATAAAATACCCACTTCTGATGGCAAGGGAATATTAAAATTTTCAATACCAGCAGGTGCGATGATGGTTAAAAAGTTAACCTTTGAGGCAAAGTATACAACTCTTCGTAATAATGTTTGTATAATCCGTGATTCGTTTAATTTAGTGATTGGCAATTAAACAACCTATTCCATGCTATTCGCATAAGGCAAAATCAACAATTGCTTTCACATGAATTTCAAGAGTATTGAATACTGGTATATTTATATCAGATTGTGTGATTAGCAATGGAATCTCTGTACAACCAAGGATAATCCCTTCAGCACCCTCCTGCTTAAGATTTGACATAATTTGTAGGAATTGTTCCTTGGTTTTATCAATAAAAATATTTTTAATAAGTTCTGTGAAGATAGAACGGTGAATAAATGCCCTCTCTCTATTATTTGGAATTAGGGTTTGAATTTGAAAGTTACTTAAACGATTTTTATAAAAATCCTCTTCCATGGTGATTTTTGTCCCCAATAACCCAACTTTGGTAAGACCTTTTTCTCTTATTTTATCGGCGGTTGCTGAACCAATATGCACAATTGGTTTGGAAATTTTATTTTGAAGATCATCTGCATAGAAGTGAAGCGTATTTGCACAAAGGGCAATACAATCGACCCCTGCACCTTCGAGTTTTTGAGCAGCATCGGTTACCATTTTAAGAACCCCAGCATGATCATTTTTTTGATTTAAATCAGCAATATCGGCGTAGTTGAAAGAATATAATAGACAACGAGCAGCATTTAAACCACCAACCCTATCATTAATACCTTGATTTATTAAGCGATAGTATTCTATGGTTGAAATCCAACCAGTACCTCCAATTAACCCAATGGTCTTCATAGTAATTGTTGTTTTAAAAAGTTTTTACATACGGATAATCTTGACGGTAAATGCGATTAATAGAAAAGTTATTTGATTTTGGACAATCAAATATATTCTTAAAATTCTTTTAAATTCTACTTTTGAATATATCTATTACATATATAATGTCAGTTCGATGTAAGATGTCATCCTGAGCGAAGCGAAGGATCTAATTATCTATAAAACAGATGCTTCACTTCGTTCAGTATGACAAAGCATCAATCTATTGTTATGCTTAAAATCAAGATGTTATACTTAGATCAAACTCACGTTATATAGCATTTTAATAATTAATGGCAGAAAATTTTTCGTATTTCCCTGAGCCCATTTAATGTTCTCCTAAAATAATTTGTTCTTGACTAGCGATAATTGATAGTTGCAATTTAATGAAAGCCCAATGTTTTAATTAGTTTTAAGAATCACTAGCTTTTGAGATTACCATTTTATATATTTGGCAGCATGGAACAACTTAAATTTATCGATCTTTTTTGTGGGGTTGGTGGTTTTCATATCGCCCTTGAATCTATTGGGGGTACTTGTGTTTTTGCTTCTGACATTGATGAAGAATGTAGAAAGGTTTACTTTGATAACTTTGGACTTGAACCTGCTGGGGATATTACTAAGATTGATGAAAAGGACATTCCAATGCATGATGTTCTATGTGCAGGATTTCCTTGCCAAGCATTTTCCAAAGCAGGTTATAGGAGGGGGGTTAACGATCCCCGGGGAACACTTTTTTTTGATATTGTTCGTATTGCAAAGTTCCATAAACCGAAATACTTGATTCTTGAGAATGTACGAAATCTTGCTAGCCACGACAAGGGCAACACTTGGCGTGTTATTCGTTACAACCTTCGAGAGTTAGGCTATAATGTTTCTGATGAACCAATCATTTTCAGCCCTCATTATTTAGGAATTCCTCAGCACCGCGAGAGGGTATTTATACTCTGTAAACGTAAAGATTTAGGCGATTTACCCATTTTTACTTTTGATAAAAAAAATCGACCAGCAAGTGATGCTTTTTCAATCCTTCAGCCAGATGATGAGATAGTTAATCTGGAAAAACATAAGCTGAGTAAACGAGAGATTGCTTTAATCAACCTTTGGAACGAATTTTCATCAATAGTAAAAAACGAACTACCGGGCTTCCCCGTTTGGAGTGAGTGGTTAAAGGAGTTAGACGATATCGATTATCTCCACTTCTATCCAAAATGGAAGCAGAATTTTATTTATAAAAATAGCAAATTATACTCTGAGCATAAAAAGGAGATAGATTCTTGGCTAATGAAAGCCCTAAAAAATAAAGATTTTGTAGGTGCTAAGGCTAAATTCGAATGGCAGGCAGGGAAGGTTTCCTCGCCTAATCTTTGGGATACAATAATGCATTTTCGCCCATCCGGATTGAGGGTAAAAGCACCAACACACTACCCAGCTTTAGTTGCCATTACTCAAACATCTATTGTTGGCTCACTTAAAAGAAGACTTACTCCAAGGGAGTGTGCCCGCTTGCAACGAATCCCTGATAGCTATAAATTACATTCGAACGATAGAGTTGCTTATAAGCAACTTGGGAATTCTGTTAATGTTGATGTGGTTATGATGTTTGCAAAACTACTGCTTAAGTAAATAACATGCCTATTAGTACATTCCTTACCAGATTTTACTATATAATATTTTTCTTAACACAAAGTTCAAATCCATATAACCTCACTGTTTTTTTATTATATTGCAAGGTGAATTCTTGATTAACCTAAATCTAAATTTTATGGAACAAGTACAAGTTGAAAAGAAATTCGCAGGTTTCTGGTGGAGATTCCTAGCGATTATTATCGATGGTTTAATCCTCGGTGTTGTGAAATGGATTATCATTACGCCCATTCTTGCTACGTTAGGCTTTGGTGCTTACAAGGCCGCTACATCAGGAGAAATGGATGAAACTGCAGCAATAGGCATGTTAGGAGCATTTGCAGGAGCAATGGCTATGGTATGGGTTTTCACAATTGTTGCTGGATGGTTATATTTTTCTCTTATGGAATCGTCAAAATTCCAAGGTACAATAGGTAAACTTGCACTTGGTATAATTGTAACCGATATGGAAGGGAATAAAATTAACTTTGGAAAGGCAACTGGTCGCTATTTTGGTAAAATAGTTTCAGGTATTATTCTATATATTGGTTTTATGATGGCTGGATTTACTGAGAAAAAACAAGGATTACACGATATTCTTGCAGGCACATTAGTTTGGAAAAAATAGAAATTGAAGATTTCTTCAAGAAAGGGAGTCCGTAACGACTCCCTTTCTTTATTCAATAAGGTAAACGAATCGCTTCATTATATTTAAGAACTTTTTATAGCATAGTCAAACTTTTGCCAAATTTGATAGTCTATATAACATTAAGTTATAAATAACCTCTAAATCAAACAATCATGCGTATTAAGTTACTAACCTTATTTGTTCTGATTTTATTTGGCTCTCAGGCATCAGCACAAACTGTTGAATTGCTTCGACAAGCAGGAACAACAAAGGAATACCCAGGTGCAGGATACATTGTTGTGTACGATAGTACCAGCGTTAATGTACAGGAAACAGGTTTGAGTTATTATAGCAACTCCAGACTTTTCAAAGCCTTAACTCTAAGTGGAGCAAAAGAGCTTGCAGTAATTAAATTTGATTACGATCCTCTTACCGCATTTATTCGAATTGAAAAGGTGCGTATTATCAGAAGTAATGGAGGCGTTGAGGTGATTGCTAATGATAAAGTATATGACTACCCAGCCCCGGCCCATTCAATATACTGGGGAGCCCGTCAGAAAATGATTGCTATTGGACGGTTAGAGCCAGGGGATGGTGTTGAAGTTAGGTTTTTTAAGAAAGGATTTGCTTATGCACTGTTAGCTCAACAGGAATTAAGCGATGAGTACTATATTCCTCCAATGCGTGGTCATTTTTACGATATCGTAGAGTTTTTCGCTTCATTTCCGATTAAGGAAAAAGTATATAATTTGATAATCGCCAAGGAGAAAAAACTACAGTACAAGTTTTATAATGGTAAAGTTGATGAGAAGGTAAGCGAAAAGAATGGTAAAATTTGCTACACATTCTCAGTAAAGAATATCATGCCAATTAAGCAAGAGCCAAAAATGGTAGCACTTTCAGATGTTGCTCCTAAACTTCTTATATCCACCAGTCCCGATTGGGAGACCAAATCGAAATGGTTTTGCGGTGTAAATGAAGATTATGGGAGTTTTAAATCTATTCCCGAAATCGATAAAAAGGTAAAAGAGATATTAAAGGGTGCAAAAAATGAGATGGATTCAATCTCAAAATTAAATCATTGGGTTGCTGATGAAATCCGCTACAGCGGTCTAACGATGGGAAAAGGTGAAGGGTTCACTCTTCACAAAGGCGAAATGGATTTTAATGACCGTTGTGGTGTTTGTAAGGACAAGGCGGGAATGCTTATTACCATGCTACGCTCAGCGGGATTCGTTTCATACCCCGCAATGACTATGGCTGGTTCGCGTATTGACCGAATTCCTGCCGATCAGTTCAACCATTCGGTTACGATTGTTAAACTTCGGAGCGGAGAGTATAAATTACTTGACCCAACATGGGTTCCATTTACTCGTGAAGAGTGGAGTAGCCGGGAGCAACAACAAAATTATTTGATGGGTTTGCCCGAAGGTGCTGATCTAAAGGAAACTCCAATATCATCTCCGGAAAATCACTATTTTAGAATTAATGGCACATCTCAATTAGCAAACGATGGCACTTTAACGGGTGAATTTATTCTAGTTGCTGAGGGGCAATCTGATGCCAACGTTAGAAGTCTCTTTACACGTAGCTATAAAGCCGATTGGCAGTCGAATTTTGAGAAGGAGTTGATGAAAATATCACCAAGAATCGAAATTATTGAGATGAGCTATACTGATCCTTACGCTTATCTTCTTCAACCAGTTCAAATCAAGGTGAAATACAGAATTCCTAATTATGCAATTGCTACAAAAAACGAAATTATTTTCACACCAGTTCTAGCATCAAATCTATTTGGTAGCCGTCATAGCCATATTGCCTTCGATCCATCTATCGAAAATCGAAATTATCCGTTTGTTGATGCGTGCTCTAAGTTGATAGAGTTAAACGAGGTTATTACACTTCCAACAAATATGACGATAAAATTTAAGCCAGAAACAATACAATCGAAGGGTAGTGGTGTCGATTTTGAATCAACCTATACGCTCGATGAAAACATGCTAAAGTTTTCTCAGAAAGTAGTGCTAAAAAAGCGAATCTACCAACCTGAAGATTGGCGGTCGTTCAGAGATGCAGTAAAGTATCAGAACGAATTTGCAAATACACCAGTAGTCCTTAAATTCTAATACCTACAATTATGAACTCAAGATATTTTTTAGGACTACTACTGATTGTCTTTGCTTCATGTAGTTCCCCTTTAACTCAAGAACAGAAAAACGCTGATGCTGTTTATCTTAAACAGATAAAAGAGTACACATTGAATTTAGATGGTTCTTCCAGCTATCATTACTACCATAAATTCCGTTTTAACTCTTATCTTTCATTTAACAGATTCTTTGGAGAAACCTTTGTTGCTTATAATCCGGAATATCAAACATTAAGGGTGAACAAATCTGAAACTAAGATGGCGGATGGAAAAAAGGTTAAATCACCAGAGAATGCTTTTAATGAGGTACTACCATCCTTTGCTGCCGATGCTCCTGATTACAATAATTTGCGTGAAATGGTAATAACCCATGTTGGCTTGGAAAGAGAAGCTGTTGTTGAATTGGATTATGAGATACAAACTAAGGCAAGTTTCACTCCTTTTATTTCTGATAAAGTAAACCTTTGCGAATCATCGCCAGTGAAAGAAGTTGAAGTGATTGTTAGAGTGCCAAAAGGTGTAAAAT
This window of the Bacteroidales bacterium genome carries:
- a CDS encoding aspartate/glutamate racemase family protein, translated to MKTIGLIGGTGWISTIEYYRLINQGINDRVGGLNAARCLLYSFNYADIADLNQKNDHAGVLKMVTDAAQKLEGAGVDCIALCANTLHFYADDLQNKISKPIVHIGSATADKIREKGLTKVGLLGTKITMEEDFYKNRLSNFQIQTLIPNNRERAFIHRSIFTELIKNIFIDKTKEQFLQIMSNLKQEGAEGIILGCTEIPLLITQSDINIPVFNTLEIHVKAIVDFALCE
- a CDS encoding toxin-antitoxin system YwqK family antitoxin yields the protein MNRIISISFIAILALSSCINNNSNRTPGQPYEEFEGTVVEGLKKIYNAEGKLETEIPYKDSLPNGIQKEYYKTGQLFRETPLTKGKANGIVKEYSTNGKIYREMPVVNGRANGIIKKYYENGTLFSEAPFENGQPVAGLKEYNDKGNLLETPKMVFNAKNMTRIDGTYILEISLSDKTIKPGYAQVLVFDNKEIVNKIPTSDGKGILKFSIPAGAMMVKKLTFEAKYTTLRNNVCIIRDSFNLVIGN
- a CDS encoding RDD family protein — its product is MEQVQVEKKFAGFWWRFLAIIIDGLILGVVKWIIITPILATLGFGAYKAATSGEMDETAAIGMLGAFAGAMAMVWVFTIVAGWLYFSLMESSKFQGTIGKLALGIIVTDMEGNKINFGKATGRYFGKIVSGIILYIGFMMAGFTEKKQGLHDILAGTLVWKK
- a CDS encoding DNA cytosine methyltransferase, yielding MEQLKFIDLFCGVGGFHIALESIGGTCVFASDIDEECRKVYFDNFGLEPAGDITKIDEKDIPMHDVLCAGFPCQAFSKAGYRRGVNDPRGTLFFDIVRIAKFHKPKYLILENVRNLASHDKGNTWRVIRYNLRELGYNVSDEPIIFSPHYLGIPQHRERVFILCKRKDLGDLPIFTFDKKNRPASDAFSILQPDDEIVNLEKHKLSKREIALINLWNEFSSIVKNELPGFPVWSEWLKELDDIDYLHFYPKWKQNFIYKNSKLYSEHKKEIDSWLMKALKNKDFVGAKAKFEWQAGKVSSPNLWDTIMHFRPSGLRVKAPTHYPALVAITQTSIVGSLKRRLTPRECARLQRIPDSYKLHSNDRVAYKQLGNSVNVDVVMMFAKLLLK
- a CDS encoding DUF3857 and transglutaminase domain-containing protein, which translates into the protein MRIKLLTLFVLILFGSQASAQTVELLRQAGTTKEYPGAGYIVVYDSTSVNVQETGLSYYSNSRLFKALTLSGAKELAVIKFDYDPLTAFIRIEKVRIIRSNGGVEVIANDKVYDYPAPAHSIYWGARQKMIAIGRLEPGDGVEVRFFKKGFAYALLAQQELSDEYYIPPMRGHFYDIVEFFASFPIKEKVYNLIIAKEKKLQYKFYNGKVDEKVSEKNGKICYTFSVKNIMPIKQEPKMVALSDVAPKLLISTSPDWETKSKWFCGVNEDYGSFKSIPEIDKKVKEILKGAKNEMDSISKLNHWVADEIRYSGLTMGKGEGFTLHKGEMDFNDRCGVCKDKAGMLITMLRSAGFVSYPAMTMAGSRIDRIPADQFNHSVTIVKLRSGEYKLLDPTWVPFTREEWSSREQQQNYLMGLPEGADLKETPISSPENHYFRINGTSQLANDGTLTGEFILVAEGQSDANVRSLFTRSYKADWQSNFEKELMKISPRIEIIEMSYTDPYAYLLQPVQIKVKYRIPNYAIATKNEIIFTPVLASNLFGSRHSHIAFDPSIENRNYPFVDACSKLIELNEVITLPTNMTIKFKPETIQSKGSGVDFESTYTLDENMLKFSQKVVLKKRIYQPEDWRSFRDAVKYQNEFANTPVVLKF